In the Kwoniella shandongensis chromosome 1, complete sequence genome, one interval contains:
- a CDS encoding protein transporter SEC61 subunit alpha, translating to MGFRFLELVRPFMSILPEVTAPEKKVIFNHKILWTATTLLIFLVCSQVPLYGIMSSDSSDPLYWLRAILASNRGTLMELGITPVVTSGMIMQLLAGAQLIDVDFSLKDDRALFGAAQKLFAMIIALGQATVYVLTGLYGPPSSLGAGVCLLLILQLVSSSLIVILLDELLTKGYGLGSGISLFIATNICESIIWKAFSPNTVNTGRGPEFEGAIIALFHLLFTWNDKTRALKEAFYRERLPNIMNLLATVAVFALVIYLQGFRIEIPIKHTKMRGQRGSYPVKLFYTSNMPIMLESALTSNVFLVSQMLATRFPDNFLVRLLGVWEPLEDVPSQLGAVSGIAYYMSAPHSLSKAIQDPFHTVVYITFIVTACAIFSKTWIEVSGSGPRDVAKQLKDQNMTLAGHRDASIYKELKRVIPTAAAFGGATLGLLSVVADMMGALGSGTGILMATTIIYGYFELGVKENSGMEAAGLGDLLF from the exons ATGGGTT TCCGTTTCCTCGAGCTCGTGCGACCTTTCATGAGTATCCTCCCAGAGGTCACTGCTCCTGAGAAGAAG GTCATCTTCAACCACAAAATCCTTTGGACAGCAACCACTCTCCTCATTTTCCTCGTCTGTTCTCAGGTACCCCTCTACGGTATCATGTCCTCAGACTCGTCCGATCCTCTTTACTGGCTCCGAGCGATCCTCGCCTCCAACAGAGGCACACTTATGGAGCTTGGTATCACTCCTGTCGTCACGTCAGGAATGATTATGCAGCTCCTCGCGGGCGCTCAGTTGATCGATGTCGACTTCTCCCTCAAGGATGACCGAGCCCTTTTCGGTGCCGCCCAAAAGT TGTTCGCCATGATCATCGCCCTCGGACAAGCTACTGTTTACGTTCTTACTGGTCTTTACGGtccaccctcttccctcgGAGCCGGTgtctgtcttcttctcatccttcaactcgtttcctcctcgctcatcgtcatcctccttgacgaGCTTCTTACCAAGGGTTACGGTCTCGGATCTGGTATCTCCCTTTTCATCGCTACCAACATCTGCGAGTCGATCATCTGGAAGGCCTTTTCCCCCAACACCGTCAACACCGGTCGAGGTCCCGAGTTCGAGGGTGCCATTATCGccctcttccacttgctcTTCACCTGGAACGACAAGACCCGTGCTCTCAAGGAGGCGTTCTACCGTGAGCGATTGCCTAACATCATGAACCTCCTTGCGACCGTTGCCGTCTTCGCGTTGGTCATCTACCTCCAAGGTTTCAGGATCGAGATCCCCATCAAGCACACCAAGATGAGAGGTCAACGTGGTTCTTACCCCGTCAAGCTTTTCTACACCTCCAACATGCCTATCATGCTCGAGAGTGCCTTGACCAGCaacgtcttcctcgtctctcaaATGCTCGCCACACGATTCCCTGACAACTTCCTCGTCCGTCTCTTGGGTGTctgggag CCTTTGGAGGATGTCCCCTCTCAGCTCGGTGCGGTCTCTGGTATCGCATACTACATGTCCGCTCCTCACTCTTTGAGCAAGGCCATCCAAGACCCCTTCCACACTGTCGTCtacatcaccttcatcgtcaccgcttgcgccatcttctccaagaCCTGGATTGAGGTGTCTGGTTCCGGTCCCCGAGACGTCGCCAAGCAGCTCAAGGACCAGAACATGACTCTTGCCGGACACCGAGATGCATCCATCTACAAGGAACTCAAGAGGGTCATCCCTACCGCTGCTGCTTTCGGTGGAGCTACTCTTGGTCTCCTCTCCGTCGTCGCCGACATGATGGGCGCTCTTGGTAGCGGTACTGGTATCTTGATGGCTACCACCATTATCTacggat ACTTTGAGCTCGGTGTCAAGGAGAACTCTGGCATGGAGGCCGCTGGTTTGGGAGACTTGCTCTTCTAA
- a CDS encoding uroporphyrinogen decarboxylase → MTEYTIPKLSLASTWKEIEFPPLKNDLLLRAAKGEETERAPVWVMRQAGRYLPEFMEVRKSHSFFECCQTPSIASALTLQPIDRYPRLDASIIFCDILVVPQAMGLEVLMEPSRGPVLPNPLVTPADFSRLREDVDVQKELGYLFEAITMTRKGLAGRVPLIGFCGAPWTLMAYMCEGGGSKTFEKSKSWLYKYPEESKALLLRVADVCADLLVGQVLAGAQMLQVFDSWAGELTPYQFKTFALPPLLHISHKVRHVLKTLGHPGVAITLFAKGANAPSTYALLADPAVTGYDNLGLDWTVDPVEVRELVGKKVNLQGNFDPTVLYGGKEGIEQEIKRASERWLKAGGGWIANLGHGITPNVKPEDMGWFLECVHKYSARS, encoded by the exons ATGACAGAATACACAATCCCAAAGTTGTCGCTGGCTTCGACgtggaaggagatcgagtTCCCACCCCTCAAGAATGATCTTTTGTTGAGGGCtgcgaagggagaggagacggaaCGAGCACCTGTGTGGGTGATGAGACAGGCCGGGAGGTATTTGCCTG AATTCATGGAAGTCCGAAAATCGCATTCCTTCTTCGAATGTTGTCAAACCCCATCCATCGCCTCGGCTCTTACCTTACAACCCATCGATCGATACCCAAGACTCGAcgcctccatcatcttctgtgacatcctcgtcgtccctCAAGCGATGGGTCTCGAAGTTCTCATGGAACCGTCTCGAGGACCTGTCCTCCCCAACCCTTTGGTCACACCCGCCGATTTCAGTCGATTGAGAGAAGACGTCGACGTTCAAAAGGAGCTGGGATACTTGTTCGAAGCTATCACAATGACAAGAAAGGGTTTGGCAGGGAGAGTCCCCTTGATTGGATTTTGTGGTGCACCGTGGACACTCATGGCTTACATgtgtgaaggtggaggaagtaAGACCTTTGAGAAGAGTAAGAGTTGGTTGTACAAGTATCCGGAGGAGAGTAAGGCTTTGTTATTGAGAGTAGCCGACGTTTGTGCGGATCTCTTGGTCGGACAAGTTCTCGCAGGTGCTCAA ATGCTCCAAGTCTTCGACTCTTGGGCTGGTGAACTCACCCCTTACCAATTCAAGACTTTCgccctccctcctcttctccacattTCTCACAAAGTGCGACATGTCCTCAAAACCCTTGGACACCCAGGTGTCGCCATCACTCTTTTCGCCAAAGGTGCCAACGCTCCTTCGACCTATGCTCTTCTCGCCGACCCCGCTGTGACGGGCTACGATAACCTTGGTCTCGATTGGACCGTCGACCCTGTCGAAGTTCGAGAGCTAGTCGGTAAGAAAGTCAACCTGCAAGGTAACTTTGATCCGACAGTCTTGTACGGTGGGAAAGAGGGTATTGAACAGGAGATcaagagagcgagtgagagaTGGTTGAAagctggtggtggatggATCGCCAACTTGGGTCATGGGATCACACCGAATGTGAAACCGGAGGATATGGGTTGGTTCTTGGAATGTGTTCACAAGTACTCCGCGAGGTCTTAG
- a CDS encoding tRNA-dihydrouridine(47) synthase [NAD(P)(+)], with translation MSASEDPAATARPETNLSARPERSGQAPIKAEYLIYQTPVVELASTAQLNDIDPDDAAEGRGPATSTDARDNKRQKTNKKEKKGQNKARHFPVVRESSIRICRSWEHTGVCDRSGECRYAHSWEGYFAVKPSDVSYNPTAELRGEPPYVVEPERKAAGEDDDVVGRKIDLATTCPVLKDLGYCPFGWRCRYLGGHIKKVEHSENGNGEAGPSTRMGDWEVLHFSTGESEEQWRRRETNWPENDVLNQLRRSAFDYPFSRAYLELTDPGKPFTLYQPKTKSAPRPKRPLAAADDEESAMNAANEEAAANEESAMNAEQPAEPKGYVLGENEALDVPLRPEEKKRLNWEGGRYLAPLTTVGNLPFRRLCVDYGATITVSEMALAQPLVFGQNDEWALCRRHESEKMFGIQLAGGYANRMVPAAELIKKTIGDGVDFVDVNLGCPIDLVFNQGAGSALMDSPGRLGKILVGMNRALGDIPLTVKFRTGVANGKPNAHKLIPRFVSEWGAGALTLHGRSRQQRYSKLADWEYIKQCATTLRESLADANLPSVPIFGNGDCFSAQGYYEEMEKSGVDGVMVARGALIKPWIFTEIKERREWDISATERLEGIRKYAEFGLSHWGSDTQGINTTRRFLCEALSFQHRYVPIGLLERLPAKLNERPPAYRGRSELETLLSSPFSGDWVKISEMFLGKVDEGFNFVPKHKSNAYGGEEAQG, from the exons ATGTCCGCTTCTGAAGACCCTGCCGCTACTGCTCGGCCAGAGACAAACCTATCCGCTCGACCTGAAAGATCAGGCCAAGCACCGATCAAAGCGGA GTATCTGATCTATCAAACCCCAGTTGTCGAGCTCGCCTCCACTGCTCAGCTGAACGACATCGATCCCGACGACGCTGCGGAAGGTCGAGGACCCGCCACATCAACCGATGCTCGTGATAACAAACGTCAAAAGACCAACaaaaaggaaaagaagggaCAGAACAAAGCTCGACATTTCCCCGTAGTTCGCGAATCGTCTATCCGTATTTGTCGATCATGGGAACACACGGGCGTCTGCGATCGAAGTGGAGAATGTCGTTATGCCCATAGTTGGGAAGGGTATTTCGCAGTCAAACCTTCAGACGTATCGTATAACCCTACTGCAGAATTGCGGGGAGAACCGCCGTATGTCGTGGAGCCGGAGAGGAAGGCTgcaggagaggatgatgatgttgtgggCAGGAAGATTGATCTCGCTACGACTTGTCCCGTTCTGAAGGATTTGGGATACTGTCCTTTTGGGTGGAGATGTAGGTACTTGGGTGGACATATCAAGAAGGTGGAACACAGTGAGAACGGAAACGGAGAGGCGGGACCTTCGACTAGGATGGGAGATTGGGAAGTCCTGCACTTCTCAACGGGCGAGAGTGAGGAGCAATGGAGACGAAGGGAGACGAATTGGCCTGAGAATGATGTCCTCAACCAACTCAGACGCAGCGCC TTCGACTATCCCTTCTCTCGAGCATATCTCGAACTGACAGACCCTGGAAAACCCTTCACATTGTATCAACCTAAAACAAAATCCGCCCCTAGACCGAAACGACCATTAGCTGCcgccgatgacgaagaaagcGCCATGAATGCCGCGAACGAAGAAGCAGCCGCAAATGAAGAGAGCGCTATGAACGCGGAACAGCCCGCAGAACCAAAAGGCTACGTGCTTGGAGAGAACGAAGCGCTGGATGTGCCACTCAGaccagaggagaagaagaggttgaactgggaaggagggagatatTTAGCTCCTCTCACTACCGTTGGCAACCTG CCCTTCCGACGACTATGTGTCGACTACGGAGCGACAATCACGGTTTCCGAGATGGCTTTGGCCCAACCTCTCGTCTTTGGACAAAACGACGAATGGGCCTTATGTCGACGACACGAGTCCGAAAAGATGTTCGGTATCCAGCTCGCAGGTGGTTATGCGAATCGTATGGTCCCCGCTGCggagttgatcaagaagacaATCGGTGATGGGGTGGACTTCGTCGATGTCAACCTT GGTTGTCCGATCGATTTGGTGTTCAACCAAGGAGCCGGCAGTGCTT TAATGGATTCTCCTGGACGACTAGGAAAGATCTTGGTTGGAATGAACCGAGCTTTGGGAGACA TCCCCTTGACTGTAAAATTC CGAACCGGTGTTGCCAACGGCAAGCCGAATGCGCATAAGCTCATTCCTCGTTTCGTGAGCGAGTGGGGTGCGGGTGCTTTGACT CTGCAcggtcgatctcgtcaacaacGATACTCCAAACTTGCGGATTGGGAATACATCAAGCAATGCGCCACGACTCTTCGAGAATCTCTCGCTGATGCGAACTTGCCATCTGTACCAATCTTTGGCAACGGTGATTGTTTCTCTGCTCAAGGGTACtacgaagagatggagaagagcggTGTGGATGGTGTGATGGTTGCGAGAGGAGCATTGATCAAACCCTGGATCTTTACTGAGAtcaaagagaggagagagtgggATATCTCAGCGACGGAGCGACTGGAGGGTATCAGGAAG TACGCTGAATTCGGTTTATCTCATTGGGGTTCCGATACGCAAGGTATCAACACGACCCGACGATTCCTTTGCGAAGCTCTGTCTTTCCAACATCGTTATGTCCCTATCGGTCTTCTCGAACGACTCCCCGCGAAACTCAACGAAAGACCGCCAGCTTATAGGGGTAGGAGCGAGCTTGAGACGTTGTTGAGTTCTCCGTTCAGCGGAGATTGGGTGAAGATCTCAGAGATGTTCTTGGGTAAAGTGGACGAAGGGTTCAACTTTGTGCCGAAACATAAGAGTAATGCGtatggaggtgaagaggcGCAGGGGTAG
- a CDS encoding serine-tRNA ligase, whose product MRVVTAVRLGAVRGYASQVPLKSLLNLRPPAPPQPPSPPPLPSSSSSSKSNNTTSSTAPQSTLPKPRLDYNRLLSDPAHTTLNALRRNVPLPPDHLAHLSRLRETQLLLLQKLSTIRGKQKEIGSLIRTGLGDVEETKRQAKKLKARVKDYESTLTETENELLDLGLTLPNFSHPSSPIGAEENAVTLETFGPELKEVDPNRDHVRFADQFDLLDTEASAIASGSSWPYLKGTLALLEQALINYALSIAIRNGFTPVVPPDVIKTDIAWRCGFQPRDSATNPSSQTYHIQSTNSDNTSPQLCLAGTSEIPLAGMFADRLLTQESLPRKVVGTGRAFRAEAGARGADTRGLYRVHQFTKVELFVVSAEDESESMMESIRAVQKEIAQGLGLSVRVLDMPTEELGASAQRKYDMEAFMPGRGKWGEITSTSNCTDYQSRRLNITYRPTPTAGATNESNGPMPFAHTLNGTAAAIPRLLVALLENGLQYEMKEGSKDVVYTGLDLPKALERFWVGGNEVGEGSKKGEIRWV is encoded by the exons ATGCGAGTTGTCACAGCAGTGAGATTGggcg CTGTGCGGGGATATGCATCGCAAGTCCCACTGAAATCGCTACTCAACCTTCGacctcctgcaccacctcaaccaccttcccctccacctcttccctcttcgagTTCATCTTCCAAATCGAACAACACGACTTCATCTACAGCTCCTCAATCGACACTGCCCAAACCTCGATTAGACTACAATCGACTGCTCTCCGATCCTGCTCATACAACACTGAACGCTCTTCGTCGGAAtgtcccacttccaccggaccatctcgctcatctctCCCGACTACGCGAAACACAACTATTGCTCTTACAGAAATTATCGACGATCAGGGGTAaacagaaggagattggatcGCTTATACGCACCGGACTcggtgatgtggaagagacaaagagacAAGCTAAGAAGCTCAAAGCTCGTGTGAAGGATTATGAATCGACATTGACAGAAACCGAAAACGAACTTCTCGATCTGGGGTTGACATTACCCAATTtctcacatccttcttcacctatcGGTGCAGAGGAGAATGCAGTCACCTTGGAGACGTTTGGACCAGAATTGAAAGAGGTCGATCCGAATCGTGATCACGTACGATTTGCCGACCAATTCGACTTGTTGGATACCGAAGCGTCCGCAATAGCTTCAGGTAGTTCGTGGCCTTATCTCAAAGGGACGTTGGCACTGCTCGAACAAGCTTTGATCAATTACGCGCTCTCCATCGCTATTCGAAATGGATTCACACCGGTTGTTCCGCCTGATGTGATCAAGACTGATATAGCTTGGAGATGCGGATTCCAACCTCGTGATTCTGCtaccaacccttcttctcagaCGTACCATATCCAATCGACCAACAGCGACAATACCTCTCCACAATTGTGTCTCGCGGGAACGTCGGAAATACCCTTAGCGGGGATGTTCGCAGATCGACTGTTGACACAGGAGAGTCTGCCGAGAAAGGTGGTAGGGACAGGGAGAGCGTTCAGAGCAGAAGCGGGAGCAAGAGGAGCAGATACGAGAGGGTTGTATAGAGTACACCAATTCACAAAGGTTGAACTGTTCGTAGTCAGCGCAGAGGACGAGTCGGAGAGTATGATGGAGAGTATAAGAGCGgtgcagaaggagattgcGCAAGGCCTGGGGCTGTCCGTGCG AGTCCTGGACATGCCGACGGAGGAGTTGGGAGCTAGCGCACAGAGGAAATACGATATGGAAGCGTTTATGCCTGGGCGAGGGAAATGGGGCGAG ATCACTTCCACATCAAATTGTACAGATTATCAATCCCGTCGACTTAACATCACCTATCGACCGACACCTACAGCCGGGGCGACGAACGAGTCCAATGGACCTATGCCATTCGCTCACACCCTGAACGGCACAGCAGCTGCCATCCCCAGATTGTTAGTCGCTCTACTGGAGAATGGACTGCAAtatgagatgaaagagggaTCGAAGGATGTGGTGTATACGGGTCTGGATCTGCCAAAGGCTTTGGAGAGGTTCTGGGTAGGAGGGAATGAAGTTGGCGAGGGGAGTAAGAAAGGAGAGATTAGATGGGTTTGA